Proteins encoded together in one Anoplolepis gracilipes unplaced genomic scaffold, ASM4749672v1 Contig19, whole genome shotgun sequence window:
- the LOC140675515 gene encoding uncharacterized protein, translating into MVDELRYELNGVEIDRNRNVGIICTIKNYISLTHKTSKILHNAAWNIVANNGEGYINFCVPLNLLLGFCEAYKRVVINARHELILIRSRNDNNCLFGAQAAEAEIELHKIQWRMPHVILNEISKLSLLRALESGKYLNMSFRLWELYEFPLLHSTTKHSWTVKTASQLKKPRYRYVILFDMYASFRKSYYGCNNDNVLFTMAKFLECGPLTVIDCSRQNESVKNATVDVRIEFECKLDVPANITAYCLILYDHIVECNPLTNVVRKIT; encoded by the exons ATGGTCGATGAACTTCGATATGAACTCAACGGTGTGGaaattgatcgcaacagaaacgttGGAATAATTTGCAcgattaaaaactacatttcCCTTACACACAAGACAAGTAAAATCTTGCACAATGCTGCGTGGAATATAGTTGCAAATAATGGTGAAGGTTACATCAATTTTTGCGTGCCGCTCAACCTGTTGCTTGGATTTTGCGAGGCTTATAAGCGCGTTgtgattaacgctcgtcatgaATTGATTCTAATACGTTCACGCAAcgacaacaattgtctattTGGAGCTCAGGCTGCTGAAGCTGAGATTgaattacacaaaatacaatGGCGTATGCCTCACGTAATATTGAACGAAATTAGTAAACTGTCCTTGCTACGAGCGTTGGAGAGCGGTAAATACTTGAACATGAGTTTCCGCTTGTGGGAGCTATACGAATTTCCTTTGCTACACAGTACGACCAAGCATTCGTGGACTGTGAAAACTGCCTCTCAGCTGAAGAAACCGCGATAC agatacgtTATCCTATTCGACATGTACGCGAGTTTTCGTAAATCTTATTACGGATGCAATAacgataatgtattatttaccatGGCAAAATTTCTAGAGTGCGGTCCTCTCACGGTCATTGACTGCTCGCGACAAAATGAGTCTGTCAAAAATGCTACCGTGgacgtaagaatagaatttgaatgTAAGCTAGACGTACCCGCAAATATTACCGCATATTGCCTCATCTTATACGATCACATTGTCGAATGTAACCCGTTGACAAATGTTGTCcgcaaaattacatga